One Ricinus communis isolate WT05 ecotype wild-type chromosome 2, ASM1957865v1, whole genome shotgun sequence DNA segment encodes these proteins:
- the LOC107261155 gene encoding uncharacterized protein LOC107261155 produces the protein MIWATRKLRHYFQSFKVHAISKIDPLKYLFETPSFIEKLARWLVLLTEFDIEYVTKKVVKDRVVAEFVTQNAIKGDNPWDLEFFDENLRAIEIQEWKMYFDGAVNTRGAGLGVVPITLKGEMLSMAKRLDFKMTNNMAEYEACLFGLEAAMVVGAKYLMVYENSMLVIQQAIEEWKVKGERLKPYVNYLRPLV, from the coding sequence ATGATATGGGCTACAAGGAAGTTAAGGCATTACTTTCAATCTTTTAAGGTGCATGCgatttcaaaaatagacccTCTAAAGTACTTATTCGAGACTCCGTCTTTTATAGAAAAGCTAGCTAGATGGTTGGTGCTTTTAACAGAATTCGATATTGAGTACGTCACTAAGAAGGTAGTCAAGGATAGAGTTGTGGCTGAGTTTGTAACCCAAAATGCAATTAAAGGAGACAACCCTTGGGATTTGGAATTTTTTGATGAGAATCTAAGGGCAATCGAGATCCAAGAGTGGAAGATGTACTTTGATGGAGCCGTGAACACAAGAGGTGCAGGCTTAGGAGTAGTTCCGATCACACTAAAAGGAGAGATGTTATCAATGGCCAAGAGATTGGACTTTAAGATGACCAATAATATGGCAGAGtatgaagcatgtttatttggattagaagcGGCCATGGTAGTAGGAGCTAAGTATCTAATGGTTTACGAGAATTCAATGTTAGTAATTCAACAAGCCATCGAAGAATGGAAAGTAAAAGGAGAGAGGTTGAAGCCATATGTCAACTATCTCAGGCCTTTAGTGTAG